A stretch of the Deferribacterota bacterium genome encodes the following:
- a CDS encoding NapC/NirT family cytochrome c, producing MKFQFKYILFILIGIILAIPIFSMSYYTLVRTSTPQFCVKCHEIEYAYKTWKTSSHAYNSKGVVADCMDCHLPAPQNLFQFFYMKTLHGAKDLLAHFMIEEYDHEKNRKKAYQSIENEQCLKCHRNILYMPYKRGAMLAHRTILYAKEGYEKKCTDCHKNLVHNMKNFYTHKEF from the coding sequence ATGAAATTTCAATTTAAATATATTTTATTTATCCTTATTGGTATAATTTTAGCAATACCAATTTTTAGCATGTCATACTACACTTTAGTTCGAACTTCAACTCCACAATTTTGTGTTAAATGCCATGAAATAGAATATGCATATAAAACATGGAAAACCTCTTCGCATGCTTATAACTCAAAAGGTGTAGTAGCAGATTGCATGGACTGCCATCTGCCAGCTCCGCAAAACTTATTTCAATTTTTCTACATGAAAACATTACATGGAGCAAAGGATTTATTAGCACATTTTATGATTGAAGAATATGACCATGAAAAAAACAGAAAAAAGGCTTATCAATCTATAGAAAACGAACAATGTTTAAAGTGTCATAGAAACATACTATATATGCCTTATAAAAGAGGCGCAATGCTTGCTCATAGAACAATTTTATATGCAAAAGAAGGTTATGAAAAAAAATGTACTGACTG